In one window of Ovis aries strain OAR_USU_Benz2616 breed Rambouillet chromosome 3, ARS-UI_Ramb_v3.0, whole genome shotgun sequence DNA:
- the LOC101111440 gene encoding keratin, type II cytoskeletal 5-like, with protein sequence MTQRSSITIKSGGSRNFSASSANLLSGCRPSFSSISMVQSGKSFGGGFGGGFGTRSLHSLGGNKRISISSGYRSNRTSFGGAGYGLGLGGIGCRVGGVGSGYGFGGGMMSGAGGIHEVTVNQSLLTPLHLEIDPSLQRVRKEEREQIKTLNNKFASFIDKVRFLEQQNKVLETKWSLLQEHKATRANLEPMFEGYINNLRRQLDSLGGERSRLEVELKSMQEVVEDFKNKYEEEINRRTAAENEFVVLKKDVDAAYMNKVELEAKVEALMDEINFLRSFYEAELAQLHAQISETSVVLSMDNNRKLDLDSIISEVKAQYEDIANRSRAEAESWYQIKYEELQRSAGRHGEDLRSTRMEISELNRVIQRLRSEIENVKKQCATLQAAIADAEQRGELALKDAKHKLAELEEALQKAKQDMARQLREYQELMNVKLALDIEIATYRKLLEGEECRLTGEGVGPVNISVVSSSGGSGYSGGGGLCMTGGGYGFGSSGFSSSGGSFSSTSGRGMSGTSSSVRIISKTSSSKSYRS encoded by the exons ATGACCCAACGATCCTCTATCACCATCAAGTCAGGGGGCTCTCGGAACTTCAGCGCTTCCTCAGCCAACCTCCTCTCAGGCTGCAGGCCCAGCTTCAGTTCCATCTCCATGGTCCAGAGTGGGAAGAGCTTCGGGGGTGGCTTTGGAGGAGGCTTTGGAACCAGGAGCCTCCACAGCCTTGGGGGTAACAAGAGAATCTCCATCAGCAGTGGCTACCGCTCCAACCGGACCAGCTTCGGGGGTGCTGGCTATGGGTTGGGTCTGGGAGGCATAGGGTGCAGAGTGGGAGGAGTTGGCAGTGGCTATGGATTTGGAGGCGGGATGATGTCTGGCGCTGGAGGTATCCATGAGGTCACCGTCAACCAGAGCCTCCTGACCCCCCTTCACCTGGAGATCGATCCGTCCCTCCAGCGGGTacggaaggaggagagggagcagaTCAAGACCCTTAACAACAAGTTCGCCTCCTTCATTGACAAG GTGCGGTTCCTGGAGCAGCAGAACAAGGTCCTGGAGACAAAATGGAGCCTCCTGCAGGAGCATAAAGCGACCCGGGCCAACCTCGAGCCCATGTTTGAAGGCTACATCAACAACCTGAGGCGGCAGCTGGACAGCCTGGGGGGAGAGCGCTCGAGGCTGGAGGTGGAGCTGAAGAGCATGCAGGAAGTGGTGGAGGACTTCAAGAACAA GTATGAAGAGGAAATCAACAGGCGCACAGCAGCTGAGAACGAGTTTGTGGTGCTCAAGAAG GATGTGGATGCTGCCTACATGAACAAAGTGGAACTGGAGGCCAAGGTGGAAGCCTTAATGGACGAGATCAACTTCCTGAGGTCTTTCTACGAAGCG GAGCTGGCTCAGCTTCATGCCCAGATCTCTGAGACTTCCGTGGTCTTGTCCATGGACAACAACCGCAAGCTAGACCTGGACAGCATCATCTCTGAGGTCAAGGCCCAATATGAGGACATCGCCAACCGCAGCCGGGCCGAGGCTGAGTCCTGGTACCAGATCAAG TATGAGGAGCTGCAGCGGTCTGCCGGCCGGCACGGGGAAGACCTCCGCTCCACCAGGATGGAGATCTCTGAGTTGAACCGAGTGATACAGAGGCTGCGCTCTGAGATTGAAAATGTGAAGAAGCAG TGTGCCACGCTCCAGGCTGCCATTGCTGATGCTGAGCAGCGTGGGGAGCTGGCTCTTAAGGATGCCAAGCACAAGCTGGCCGAGCTGGAGGAGGCCCTGCAGAAGGCCAAGCAGGACATGGCACGGCAGTTGCGTGAATACCAGGAGCTGATGAACGTCAAGCTGGCCCTGGACATCGAGATCGCCACCTACAGGAAGCTGCTGGAGGGCGAGGAGTGCAG ACTCACCGGAGAAGGTGTCGGGCCCGTGAATATCT CCGTGGTCTCCTCCTCCGGGGGCTCGGGCTACAGCGGGGGCGGCGGCCTCTGCATGACCGGGGGCGGCTATGGCTTTGGCAGCAGCGGCTTCAGCAGCAGCGGCGGTAGCTTCAGCTCCACCAGCGGCCGCGGCATGAGCGGCACCAGCTCCAGCGTGCGCATCATCTCCAAGACCTCGTCCAGCAAGAGTTACAGGAGCTAA